TTGCCTCCTATCTTGTATTGCATGCATGTGCTTCTCATTGGTTCCTCGCTTACCTTCATTGTCGCTCATAACTATGTCTGGATGTGTTGTCATCTCCAGCTGAACGCAGTGAACGCACTGTACGGATTCAGAGAGATTCTGTGTGCATCTATCTGGGTCAGACTAAAGTCAGTCTATGAGTCCACGGTGGCACACAtctacagttttgttttcctgactgACCATCTCTCTCTATTTTAAGGAGCCAGTGGCATCATGTTGACAGAGCTTCTAATCCTGAGAATATGTCAAAACTGGCTGTCAGCTAAGAGTGGGCCTCACCCAGGTTAGACACAGCCTGTGCTTTACAGCTCTATCTAACTATCTCTTTCTTTATGTGTTTCCcagacacacattcagaaacaaatacatgaaCATTGTTGCTCACTCTTGCACTTACAGGCCAAGAATAGGTAGTCGTCACAGTTGTCCTTTTCAGTCAGTAAGTTGTGAATCGCTCTGTTTTCTGCAATACCTCCAGGCAGGTCTGAGAGCAGTCTAAGCGTTTGACTGTTTATCGTTCTTTGCTCTGTtagcactgttttgtttgttttgttttttttagatctCGGTTCTGACCTTGGTTTAGTCCCCATACTGTGGTGTAGCATGGCTctaaagacaaataaatgaaaactttatGAATAAAGACAGAAGGCTTTAGGCTACCTTACACTCTCGGATTACCTTTCAGATTTGTGTGATAGTGAAGACAACTGACCCCATCTCCCACTTTTGTATATGATGCAGAGATGcataatacataatatttgTAAGTCTACTCTAGACTTGCTGTCACTGCCCAGCAATTTATGACCAGCTGATTATTCTCGTCCTTTATGTCAGGATCAAGAATACCCCTCTGGTTCTGTGGTTCTGGAACTGGATGCGGAGTGGAAGTTGGATGGTCAAAATCACAAGCTGTTACAAATTTTCTAGTGCAGCATATCCCCTCAATTAATTAATCTGTTTATTATGAattcataaaatatatattttgtattatcaAGTCTAAAGCATTTTACAGAGTTCTGACAGTTCTGCTCAACAACTAGATTCATATCTGTTCATATCATATCTGCTTGTTATATACAGGTGGTCAGACCCCTTCAAGTATTCCAACAATATGACAGAGTCAACAGATAACTGCCCATGCTGCATATTTGCTTCTTCagattcattgtttttttttcctttagaatatttacactttttcacattttaggaAAGGATGCTCTAAATGAAATGACAATACTGACTCAATATTTGtaacatgaaaagaaataacatcGGATTGCCTGCTGATTCCCACCCCACCACTGCAGGGTGATCAGTCAATTTTATAAATGATCCCTAAAAGCCTTTCTGTCTATACTGGACTCTCCAAAGTAATTACACAagaaataatatattttattcagcaTCACAGGAGCTTTTCTGTTATTGATCATAAGTGTCTGGTTTAGGAAATATCAGATCAGATGGCTGAGAAATGATATTATGGTGTATCTCTTCAGAAAACATTATCAGACACTAATGTGGAGAGTATCTTGATGGTGCTGGATCATGCTAATGTATGTGTTTGCGCCCTCATAAATGTACtggaaatgtggaaatgtgGAGTTGACCCTATATCATCTCCACCATTACTTGGGAGAATAATGATCATCATTCATTATTTCCCACTCACTGTGTAAATCCCATAGGAGTTTTCTTGAGGCCATTACTCCACCACTCATCCTGTCTCTCTTATGCTCTCTCTGCTCTATTTAGCTTGTCTTGTTGGCTTTGCTCAGACACATCACTGCTGTTATTAGCTTATCCTCCACAAGTTGGCTTTATATCAAAGTCAtatctgacagagagagagacgtcaGCTACACATTGCTATACATGATGCAGAAATAAAGATGAGAGGGGGGAAGTGAACAAGCTCACTCTTTCCCAAGCAAGGACTTGACTGCTGCTTTAAAAGAGGCgtgtctcctctcctcatcctccccaGTGGCCAGGGCCTGGACAAGAGTAAAGATAAAAGCCAAGGAAGTGCACTCATCCATGAATGCAAAGCAGCCTCCCTCACAGATATTCTATAATACTTGTCAGATATATTTCCAGTAAGTCACAATTTTCAGGggggttttttgtgtttttttgttttttaaagcgATAAATGGTTTCAGATATGGAAACACGTAAAGGAGTCACCAGTGACAAAGTTTCACTTACAGGATAGCGTATCTATACAGTATATAACTATAAATCAAGAATTATTTGAATGGATATTTGATGACATGGAAAATACTTCAAGTGATGCTTGCCTCTTCCCTTCCCCCCTTTAAAAGGGTTTTTTTGGAGTCCTTCCTCCCTTCGTCTAAAGATTGAAAGAGTCTTGTATGCTGTACAGATTGCAAAGCCCCTTGAGGCAAATTTGTGATCTGTAATAATtggctgtataaataaaattggcAGGACTCGACTTGACTCCCCTTGTCAATTCATTGGTCCTAGTAATATGTCAAATAAGTCCACTCACCTCCTCAGGCTCTGCTGTCTCTGAAGTGTGAATAAACTGTGTGCAAGTGCCCTCAGAGAAACATCTAAGTCATGCTGTGCTCTTGTTGTGGCTGAAGTATATGATATCTCATCCACCACCCTGCAGTGCACATTGCCCCATCCTTAACTCTTTCATTGCCACAGCTTAGTACAAGGACATCAGCTGAACAAATTCCAAAGTCAGCCATCATGATCGTTTGGCAGTATCATTGAATGTAATTGGaattatgttaaaaatgttgtcaATATGTAAAATAGCAATCgttttccctgttttctctcttctatTTCAGAGACTAATCATGTCctcttgtgcatgtttttcttcattttcaggaCATTTTGCTGCAAAGTTGGAGCCGCTGAATGGCAAGTAATAACAGCAATGTGAAGATGCCCTTTTGATTGgataaaaaaatacatgtacaaATAATATAACAGTTTCCACTAGGTAGACTCATTTCTTTCAAATCTTAAAAACCTTGCTCTCACTTCTATCTCTCAGCTGCATTTGAAATAATTACAGTACATTTGTCTGCATTTAAATAGTCAGTGTAGGTCATGTTATGAATAATGCAAAGAAACTAAAACTCCAGACTGTGTGAATGGTAGCATCAGTCTCTGTGTACAGTCTCACCACCAGATCAGTGAACTTTCTCTGATAAATTTATAGAGCAAAATAAGCAGTCTTGCAACAGTGAACTCCTTACAAAGCCTTAGAAGAGGACCCAGACTTACAGCTCTGACCATAAACAACAGGGGGGCTGCAGTCCCTGATTTAGCCTGACAGTGTTTCAGATTATGAGGCTAATCCTCTCAGCTCAGGTTATCAGGATGCTTTCAGAGTTGGCTGGAGAGGTCTGACTTTTAGTCCTGGGCCTGTATCATACTGACTGACAGCATGACTGTCCGACTGATTATCTATCTGCCGTcgccttctctcctctccttagGAATGACTAAATAGTGTGTCAATGAGCGGTGTCACAACAGGTGAGGGGTGATCCTAATAATACCTGACTTCCTGATTTTCCAGCTGCTTGGATAGTCCTTTTTCACTTATTTTGGCAATTAGATTAAAATGGTGGAGGAACTTTTGCAGACATCCTGCAGGTCCTGAACAATTCTGTCGAAGGCTCCTTGAACACAGCAGTCTTGGACACACTCTTGGAGCTTAGCATACAGTAAGTCCTGGAAAGTAGGTATTATTTTTTACCAGGTGACCTACAATGATCAGTTTCTTGATGCTATCATCATGTCACTGGCGTCACCAACTGATTGGCTTACTGAAGGAGAGACACCCTCACATAGTTAGAGAGTACTCTGACTGGGCCAGATCTAGAACCATTCAGTCTATTCTTAGGCTGCTTTTTCTGTGGAGAAACACCCTGAGAAACGCTTAGCATTTTAAGGGTTTTGTGCAGAAACTGTACTTccttcaaaatgtaaaaatcaatgTTATTTAAtcagccactagatggcacattcactttatttttaatatttgttaatGACTTCATGCCATTCGGTCAGATGCAGAGCAGATCTGTGACAGGTCTTGTGTTGTGCTGATTTAATTTAGTCATAAGGAATATCTCAGGAATAGATGAAAATACAGTTCAAGAAAGATTCAAAGAATCCATATCTTGTATTAATCATGCAAGAGAACGGGTTCCAAGCACACAGCAATAAATCAAGAAATCTATTCTGCTCCGTTTTGTTCCTGTTCCTGcttcttaatttaaaaaaaaaaaacttcacttaAATACAGCTGTCTGAAGTATTTGAATAAATCGTCGCAGAAAGAAGCATAAACCAAAAGTTTGCAGCTTTACCCTTCCAATTTCACTAGATGGCAATAGAGAATACACAATTACAGTCATAACCCTCACTCTGTTTCAGTATAACCTGTTCACATTTCTGCTAAAACCTACTAAACAGCTGTGATTAGCTTTTCTagtgaattaaaaataaaagcttcagcCAATTCACTCAtctcaaatgaaaaacactaaaTCTGTGCATGATTTTATTCAGTCACAGGCTTGTGTTTCACTTGTTGTATGATTTCACTAAGAATTGTTCATAAAAGCAGGGCAACTATCACATTATTGCTTACAGGAAAGTAATGAGTACAGGGGAAATCAAAGAACTGGCAATCAGTCACTTACTCTAAGAATCTGCTTAGCTAAACATTATGCGAATTCCTGATGTGATCTGTTATTGTAAATTTACATATGTTATTGAGTCTATACTGAGGGAACAAGCAAGCTGGTTCTCATAGTCCAACCTTTCAGTGTTGTTCAGTCTCAAGGGTCTGCTTGGATGTGAAGGTCCTGATCAGTGCTTTGTTGGAGCAGTTTTTGTGATGCTCTCGGAGGAATGTTAGGTCGGAACCCTCCGCATCGGCCTTCTTATGTCCCAACTATCTACCATTGAACACAGATGGAGCTAAAGCCTCAGCCTCCTCTAATGGCTTTAGGGCTGCTCTGTGGTGTGGGGTGAGCCAACAAATATGAGCTGAACCAAGCAGGAATGTGCCTGGCACCCTGtctgccctttttttttttagaggaaGGGGGGTGTCATAAGTAGGGGAATGTAGTGAGAGGAGGGAGGCTCTAATGAGACTCTGTAATCACTTAACAGAGACCAGGTGCTCTGTGTCTTGCTCTAGAGGAGCACTCCTTACAATAGAATGCCATTTTTAATTTCCCAGTGTCTGGAGCAAAGGAGGTCTGGACAACATCTAGATTTTGTATGCAAAATGTTTATTGAATAACAATGTTATTGCtttgacacaaataaaatagaacacatttacaaatatataatataccTACAAAACACAAATCCTATTACCCCAGTTTGCAAAAGAATAATGACAAATAGCTACAATGCCCATATATATTTCTTCCTGTACAAAAATAGTTCTATCTGCATAAGTACTTTAATGTAACCTctatataatatttaaataaaggaattcatatatacatatacctgcaataaaaacaaatatataaattgcacatgtttttgtacaaacaataacaatttCAAGTATATTTCAATCCACTGTGGACTGACACATATCTCACAGAATCTAAGGCATTTTCCCTTATACAGTGTCCAGAACTTGATATAAATTGAGAGCTCTATAGCCTATCCCCCTGTTTGGCATGGCGATGAAGATGTCTTTTCCTGATGATTCATTTGACTTTAAGTCCAAATGGAAAAGTGCAGACAATTACTAACAGCTTGGACCATGGTGTTATAATCCTTAGAGGATAGTGCTTATCAAAGTCGTGGCCTTGAGGAAGAAATGTGTAACGTCCCAGAATGCTAGAAGAGAGTTCCCTCTTTATGCCAGAGGATGTGTCCACTTTGCCAGGTATTAGCACTCTTCCTTTGCCCCTGCCAAGCAGAGAGCAGCACCTGTAGTTTGCTGCATGCTGTGCCATCCAGTGTCTGTAAGCCAGCTGCAGTTGTTTGCACACTCTACATCACTGAACTGCAATGCCCAGCCTTGAGAGAAACTCAGTGCAACCAATCTTGCTCTGACTCAGTCCTCATGCCTGGAAAAAATGTGCTGGAGAATACTTGGCAGGAGTCTGAGGCATTTGGAGAATTTTAGAACAGCACAGAGAGGACGCTAACTCTGAGCTACTCCCTCGCTTTTGTTCCCAACTCCTCTTGCAAAGTCCTGCTCATGTCCGTCTGAGGAGAGCCTCAAGCTTGTGGACTTGTGAGGCAGTTATGCTCCACACGGGCCTCAGCCTGCCCTGCTCCAGCCTCAGTGTGACTCTGTGCTCTGGAAGAGAGCGACGCCTCCGGCCGTATCCCTGCGGACTGATCTTGTCAACAGGGGCACTCCCGATCTTCAACTTGTTATTGAGTTGGTGCAGGCGGTGTGCCAAGTCGTGCACTGTGCAGGTGCCCAGCGAACAACCTTTAGAGTTTTTAGACCTCTTGGTTCTGACATTGATGTCAgtgctggaggacagagagagagacaagaggacaTTAATCCATGCTATTCAGTACTGCTAATGGCTGAGTATTATCTGCTTAAATTTTGCATTGCTTTTCTGTAACAAGCAAAATACAGTTAAGTGACAGTTTGTTGATTCTCAGGATTGCATACTTAGTGTCTTACCTGGAATGTGGCAGCAATGTATCCCTGATATCCTCTGGTCTGACAAAGTGCTCCGAATCCTCTGTCTTCTCCACTGATACACTGTCAAGATCCCGTCTCAGTCTGCTCCCTAGCCATATACTTAGCCTGAAAGGGGAGATAAAAAGTCCTTCAGTCTTTTGTAGATAATTCAGACAGGTAAATGCAATTTCATCCATGAATGACTGTTGCAGCTTATATCAGATGAGAGCATGTTGAttattgaattaattaatcCTCTGATAACTCACCTTTTTTTCAACTCTGGATTCACTTCAAGTTCCACACAGTGTGCTACTGTTGCCAACAGACAGCAATAGAGGAAGGACTGGAAGATAAATCTCATTTTGACTCCTGTAGAGAGTAGAAAAATCATTGtgt
The Scatophagus argus isolate fScaArg1 chromosome 1, fScaArg1.pri, whole genome shotgun sequence DNA segment above includes these coding regions:
- the adma gene encoding adrenomedullin a, which encodes MRFIFQSFLYCCLLATVAHCVELEVNPELKKRLSIWLGSRLRRDLDSVSVEKTEDSEHFVRPEDIRDTLLPHSSTDINVRTKRSKNSKGCSLGTCTVHDLAHRLHQLNNKLKIGSAPVDKISPQGYGRRRRSLPEHRVTLRLEQGRLRPVWSITASQVHKLEALLRRT